In Erpetoichthys calabaricus chromosome 4, fErpCal1.3, whole genome shotgun sequence, one genomic interval encodes:
- the rpl21 gene encoding 60S ribosomal protein L21 yields MTNTRGKRRGTRYMFARPFRKHGPIPLSTYMHIYKRGDIVDIKGTGTVQKGMPHKCYHGKTGRIYNVTQHAVGIIVNKQVKGKILAKRINVRIEHIKHSKSRDSFLKRVKENERLKAEAKQSGKFVELKRKPAAPREAHFVRTKKNEPQLLEPIPYEFMA; encoded by the exons ATGACGAACACACGGGGCAAAAGGAGGGGAACAAGGTACATGTTCGCCAGGCCTTTCCGTAAACATG GACCTATTCCATTGTCCACTTACATGCATATCTACAAGAGAGGAGATATTGTTGATATCAAA GGCACAGGAACTGTCCAAAAAGGCATGCCACATAAGTGCTACCATGGCAAGACTGGTAGAATTTACAATGTTACCCAACATGCTGTAGGCATCATTGTCAATAAACAGGTTAA AGGCAAGATTCTTGCTAAGAGAATTAATGTGCGTATCGAGCATATCAAGCACTCAAAGAGCAGAGATAGCTTCCTGAAACGTGTCAAGGAAAATGAAAGACTGAAAGCTGAGGCCAAACAATCCGGCAAATTTGTGGAGCTGAAGCGCAAG CCTGCTGCTCCAAGAGAGGCTCACTTTGTCAGAACCAAGAAAAATGAACCCCAGCTGTTGGAACCTATTCCATATGAATTCATGGCATAA